atctAAGTTAGACTTCATCATAATATGTAAATCCAACCCATTTTTTTAACTTACCCAAACCCCTCTTCCCAAGCCTGCACAAAGGACCGATCATAAATCATTGATCGAATTACAGCAAGTCTGATAGTGTCTATAATCTTGATGCTGCACAGGACTTCGGCGACTcgcaacaaaaaaattgaaaacatgaAATTAAAGTGGCCGTAGTCAAACGGGCTATTATCTTACAATTCAAGCCAAGATTCCTTTTAACTTTTTATTCATGGACCACAGTGTAATGTCAATATAGATGATAAGAAGAGCCATGTGCATGCATGCTCCTAACGCAACTCTAATCTAGTACTGTCCTTCGTCTAACGattcatcttcaacaatttATGGAAATTACTACTCACCTCTTTTATGtcccatatatataggcaaacaaattttaaatttattcacGTCGACAAGTCGTCCAAGATGTGGTCTGAATTTCAGCACCTGGCCTCTTATTTTCGCCAACCAATATCGTGGGTGTTTGTTTGCAACTTAAAAACTCGGCTTCtgttttataagttagaagcacttatttgtaccgtttgtgtaaaaagttaaaaagcacttataaaaagccacgaatgctagcttttgtttcacgacttctacttatttctcaaacactttaatcacttataagtcttaatttgcttctaacttctgctcaacttttttattttaagcaaaaaacacttattttaagctcacccaaacggccccgatCATATCCGTGCCTTCAAAATCTCGAATATTTCTTGGATTCCAATCTGTACAAGATGAATAAAGGAGAGCTAGGGTTGTTACAACATCAAATCAATCTACCAAACGCTTATATAACTAGTGAAAAGGATTGTCTCCTATTTTGAACAGGAGgggaaaaatatttaatcacaaaagttaaaaaagaaaaaattagttaaaaagaaGAGTAAAATATATTGTGTATggaaatggaatggaatgaatagtgtaattcttttctttttctgatttCTCCGCCTCACTGATGAGATTCGTTTTTTTGCCCCCCTTCTTTCCTGGGGTCCTTTTCTAATCAACTTTTGAGGGGGTTTTCTTACTTAAAGTTGTTTAGAGAACCAATAACAAGTTTTATAGTACGAACTCGGTCCCTTGGAAAATGCAACATCTCTTTCTGCATTGGATCCATCATCATCCTATCCGCATCAACTCATTGACTCTGGTGTGTTTATACATCATTTCAGTACGTGCAAGAGAAAAGAATTAAAGTCTGTGATCATTGCCTCAATTCTCCTCCTCCTCAATGTATTAGTATATTCATGCATGTGTTTTGTGCGTGCTCAGTAAATTTCTTTACTAAAAATGTAAGAAAATAGCgttttttcattaaatttacTCGTAACCTGTTCCGATACCAATTTCACGattcaaatatttatcaatACATCAAAATCAGCTACATATTAGAAATGACATAGCTATAATCTTTATAATGTAACACTCAGCGTCACATTTCGAGCTACAGAACATCCCAACAAGGACATGGATGATAGACTGATAGTGTTAGTGACCACGAAGCAAGCAACCAAACTACTTAAATTAGTAAAAAGGGAAAGTGATTAGATCTCACAACCATCGAAAATGCAGGGATAAATAAATAGCATAATCAGTCCATTCATCACCACTTGTAATGATTCAGATTCAAGTTAAAGTCGGGTTATTTTGATTAAAGGTCCAAAAAGATAGGCTTTGGCTGGGACAGAGAGACCCTTTTAGTAAGATAGGCCTTTTCCATCGTccaaattttgattaatttagtaGAGAATATCCATACTCTACTTTTTCCGTGCCCACCTACAtcacaaataaattaattctatccatGTGCCTTTGTCTATTTACCAGCTTACTCTGCTGAACTTGCCTCTAGCCTCTTGTTAGGTGCCAAGGGTGAGAGCAAACTTGAAACTTAACAAACATGTTTcaaattgataaaatttaaattactcaAATACTCCTGCATTAAAGAGCGAACTTAACTAAAACAAAACTGAAATAGAATACATTCCACGGTCATTCACCCAGTGACCTTGAGCATAAGGAACAATTGGTGGAACCTGTGTTAATTTTGAAGACATCTTAGATATAAGCTGTAGTGAAGTTTGGAAAAGGTTTTCCTGCCTTAAATTTGAATACTGCAGTATTACCTATTTTTAATCGTGGTACTAGTTAGTTGAAAGCTAGGGTAGCGTATTTAATTACCTCCATTTGcctttctcatttttttacaatatttttatattgtttgaAACGACATATTTTAAGAAgcgtataaagtatagtttaatatcttattttccaaaaaaattataaaaatttaaatattatacttttattctgaaaaaaagTCTAAAAATGGAGTAATATATTAACCAATATTTTATGAAAGTATTAGAATAAGGGTTCAATCCCATCCTCAATATAAACGATTTAAGGGAAGAGAGAGAATTAGATAAGAGCTAGGGTagcatatttaattaaagaGATAAGATAATAAATTATGCCCCATATATTTACGGGATATAAGTGAATTTGTCATTGGCATGTTGTTGGGCCACGCTACAAAGAAATGTCAGGTGACAACTGACATGCTGCAGAGAAAATAGCTAGAGTGACATGCATGCACCGATGCACGGAGCTGGAGTCCGGAGATTTCATACCGGCCAGTTCGATGCATCATAGATTGTAGGAGTATATGTTTAGCCACTGAATCCAGTCGTATACATGTTTCCCCAAAATTGAACCGTGTTAAATATACGGATTGATAGTTTGCAACTGAAATGTTATATATAGTCGGGGACGCAATAGACTGATAGtcttttctcttttcaaaaCTTAGATTGCCTCCACTTGGATGTGACGAGGagaaaatataatgaaaaattataatcatttaaATGTAGAGGAACAAGGAGAGAATATAacgaaaaattattaataaatttgacggagaaagaagaaatataagacaataatgattaaatatgagtGAGTCATAATGAAGATGGTATAGAAAAATATGATGAATAAGTGAAACGAGCATCTTTCCAAAAAAGAGGATTAAGtttcaagtttaaatattttgactacAATgactgaaaaaatgaaaattttataagcATTCTCTGATCACTTCAAGTtacaatataaatttcattcaattCTTCATCCTCATAATCAAGTGAACGCAATTTTAGTTTACTAAGATCGTGTTCACTTGAATAGGttgaaatgaaaaaataataataaaatttataataaatttagggTTGCCAGataaaaaatattcattatttaaattaattgaacaTCTAAACCACATATTTTGGAAGGAAAACTCGTTCTATTTTTTCATCATATTTCCTTGTGATCttcattataaaaaatttagaattatttatatttaattgtcatCTTATAATTTCTTATCTTTCTATAAAACTTTTTTATTTGCACATAATAGAATGAAGAGtgaatgaaattaaatttgtactctaaagttgggttataatttttttctatataatttttatttcttcaatCATTATTTCTCAATTATTTCAACTAGAAATGTATCTTATAAAGATTATCTTCGTCATGTTTTCTAATAATTCATCACAAAAAATTTAAGCCAACTCGCATAGTCATTATTGTTTCGTCTTTCTTGTTTcgacatattttttataattttctattttataatcTCTTCATTgcattttatctaaattaacacAACCTAATAATCTTGTTAGAGAACGTTTAGTCCTGTTTCATTAAGAGTAAGAAtccaatttttaataaaaaaaccgaaaaatgtAATAATCCGGTCAATATATAAATAGTCTGGTTAATAATAATCAGCCACCATTTCATTTAGAATAGAAACTCGAATCCGTTAATAACAATGagattgattttttatatttcataatttcttTTTCATGATAATTTGGGATGGAATCTTTCTCCCCTGCACCTTTGCGTATGTTGACGATTGAAAAATAACCTAAGTTTGAATCAATTGTTGCATGTAATAATCTACGTCCAATATTGACATGCATATTTTGATATCATTAATGATTTTTCTGTTTTTACCAACCTCATTGCAATCAGTTATCATAAATAACGACGGAATGACTTATGGACAGTATTAATGAGAAACCGGACCGAATTCAACTACATCCAAAAACTTATACTCCTAAGAAACTAATTTTGAATTATGGCAAAACGGTAAAACCAGTTTATGAAAAATTAACCCCAATTTCGCAGCTTATTAGAAGTAAGTAATCAAATGATGTACAAATTTTCAGACAGGCCATTGTGAAGATTCGGATAGGAAAATGACAAAATAGAAGTGAATTCTCTAGAATCATGACGCCTGTATGAAGCAAATTTAAGTGAAAATTTGAGTGACATCGAGCTCCAGCTCCGCCACTCCCGTTTGGTGGTTATTCTGGCACACTGTACTTGTGGCGTTGGCCGTTGGGTTTTCACCAGTACTTTACATGATTATTTTACATTTCTAATTTCACATTCGTGCTCTCTAATGCAAAACCCACCGCATTGTTCTCAAGTCTCTGACTCCCTCATTCGCACTTGGTTGTACATTTTACGGGTcaacaaaaaatttattaaatttttagtatATCTAATATTATAATGTGAAGGTTTGACTTagctcattttttttaaataaaaatttatttttggagatacatactccctccgtcccacccatttctttacacttcctttttggggtgtcccatccaattctttacatttcaaaacttaccaaaaatagtcaatgggtcccaacacttctccatttttctttacttttcacactacttttactccactatcaatgggtgggacggagggagtataaaggtatacatttttctgaaataagttcttgttttttttgttaaatggtGATTATAAAACACCTTCTTAATATTGttatttgtaaaaattatagaaaatttgtatttttgtgAAAACAATAAGCTCCtaagtttaaaaataaaaactcgcCCAAATACACCTATTATTTTAAGATCAGGATTCAGTAAGAAATTTGATAAATAGTTTTTActtttaaacatattttatttttttaaatcaggTTATTAGTTTCATTTGGATCCCgtaaattgataaaaaatatttgtaacagGAAATATACTATACAATTTAAGCAACCCACAAACCGACACTCATGCCACACCCAATTTACATAAAAACACATATTTGGTgccaaaaatacaaaataacagAGCAAAATTGTAGGGGCAGGAAAGTAATTGACAAATGAAAAGCGAAAAACTAGCGGAGAATAAAAGTAGGGGTAGGATGGTAAATGACCAAAATTACACAATAATTATGCTTAAGACCAGTTCTGTACCAAACGGACTTGAGAACGTTATATATGTGAGTGATTCGTAACAACAACCAATAATATTCTCTCTTAAATTCCATCGTTATCCGGTAATGTCTAGCACTGTGACTTTGTAATTACCCAATTCTAGCCAAGCCTCCTTTCATAACGGTGCCGTCAATAATCCCGTTACGGGTATTAAAGTTACGGCCACCCGTTAACGGAGTTAGGACCACACGTAACGTGGTTTATAACAACCATCTAACGGACGATCAATCAATGAGACTACTCTAGTCTACtctacatatacacacacatatatatacacacacacaaattaaCGAATAGAGGAGAATCTTTTTTTTTCATTGGAGATGGTGATGAAGTTGCGAGATTGAGCTGAGAATTGGAGGAATTGGAGGTATGGATGAGGCGCAAGTTAGCGAGACGTCGAGGAAGCGTGGTTTAGCGGCGGATGAGAGCTCCGGTACGGCGGAGAGAGGGAGAGTCGGCGACGGAGAGCCGGAATTGTGTTCGTCGTCGTCGTGTTTAGTGCAGTTTAAACGGCGCCGTCAAGTGACGGAGAATTGTGGTGAGGTGAAGTGTTTAGGTGATGATCAGTGTTCGAGCCCTAGCTCCGGTGATTGCGCGGCTTCGTATTGTTCGTCGACGGAGATTCGGAATGATGAATTGCAGTTTCCAGATCTAGAGGTACGCGTGTATGTatagttgtgtgtatatatacatgtgtggAAGTTTAGATtctgaatttgaaatttgaattggttATAACAGGAGGAGAGCGTGGAAATTAAAAGCCTGACTTGTGATTCTAACTGCAGAGAgaggtgaatttaatttttttatttatttgagtgATTCATTTTCTCACGTCTCCTTTTAACTTTTCAAATTATTCAACATTTCACTCCTTGCTTTCTCAGGAGAGAGATGACACCGTTGAGTGAGCTCGGAGAAGAAACAGGCGAACTGGAGTCAAATTCCAAAACGCCGGCCGCAAATTCTCGCCGTCGATCAACGGCGGAGAAGATGCCGTCTGATGCTGAAATTGAAGAGTTTTTCGCTGCTGCAGAGAAGAAAATTCAGAAAGAATTCACAGAAAAGTAAGCttttaacacacacacacacacactctctctctctctctctctctctctctacataTTCTGGTTttgatctctctccctctccctctccctctctggTATAGATGTTTATGttagtttgttttgatttaCAGGTATAACTTTGACATTGTTAAGGATAAGCCGTTGAAAGGACGTTACGAGTGGGCTCCACTGAAGCCATGAAGAAGAAGATGCAAATTTAACACTATTCTACTAGTAGTATAATAAACAGAGTCTTCTTTAAAAATGATCTCTGCAAAAACCTGCTCTGTTTCTGGTAGTAGTTACTAATTTAATATCCGATTTTAGGTGTTAATTGTTAGCTTTGAATCATGTACAAATTAAGCTAGCTAGCTCTGCAAATTCTACTATTATTCTCAAGGCCATTACAGATTTTAGGGGAGGATATATAAGATCAGTCTCTTCCGTGTTCAtgaatgttcttgaaattcTCTGTTTCTAGTTCTCTTTCCGTGTTCTAAGTATTGTAACTGGAAATTAAGTAGAAATTGCAGTGTTTCTAAATCTATGAAATTGAGTTCCTGAGAAGTCTTGTTATTGTATAGTTCCCAGAAATCGTTCTTTCCTCCAAGTATGGTCCAAGTTCCGCCAATGGAAAGGACAACGGAGAATGGTTCAAAACTCTGATGATAAAATGTTACTCAGAGTGAGTTTTCATGTTTGTGTTGGCGAGAGATCAAGtttagtttgaaattggaagaATGGAATGTCTGATGAGTAATAAAGCTACGAATAAATACAAATTTTCTTCTGTTTTTATCTGTGTGACTGTGTGTGGAATCAGAATATGAATATGCTGTGCAGGGGGTTGGggattgagaagagtgaaagaAATGAAAGGTACACGGTGCTTGGTATGTAAGCAACGGAGACTTGGGGGGAGAGAAAGGAGAGTGAGTAGTCCAATTGAAGTCCCATGTGGTAACTAAAATGTGATATGGAAAGGACTTGATATGATGATGGCAGTACTAGCAAAAATGTACAATATAGTCTGGCAGTAGGCATCTTGTTGTGTTTTTTATTGTGAATTTCACAAGCTTTTTAACCCCACAATTGTACATGCAAAATGAAAGTACAACATTCTGCTAAATAGCCTGGATCCCCCCTCTCGTAGGAATTATTACTTCTACTCTCTTGTTTTTTTCTTGCTTTCTAGCCAGTAAAAGCAGTTTTTGCCGTTAGTTGGTGCACTCTTTTACTCCAGTCAGTGCTGCATGTTTCTGTTGGTTTAACTTGTGTTTATGGCAGCCACAGACATGTCTTTGCCTTATCTATGTCTTTTATATCTGGATTGGTGATTCCTCCGGTTCCTAACCCTTTCACTTTGTTTCCCTCATATATAGTTCTCTCTTAGTGTTTTACCTGACACTATAAATTACTCTGACAGTAAACTTGCACAATgtgatttgtgtgtgtgtgtgactgtgtgtaataattaatattataatattattgtagTACGAAGGTAGGTGATAGAGTGGAGGCGTTTATGTAAGAAAGAGTGGTCCATGGAGGCTGCATGGACCATGGTTAAGAAAGGAGGAGAGGGTGGCTCATAACTCAGAAGTGATGATAGGACTTAGGAGAGTGACTGAgctaattattaataataattaaataaaagagTGTTGGAATatagtataaaatttattttaggttttttttaatatgtcaaGATCTTGAATGAACCGATTCTTAATATAATATCAGAGATCGAATTTTGGCAGAAGTTTGTCCGCTTTTCAAATCAAAAGATGAAATTTCGAGTGAAAAAGGAGTATTGAAATACGACATAAGATTCATTTGACCAAAGAAGAATAATACAGAGAAAAGGCAACTGAGGAAGAAGGCGTTTGTCGCATTACAGTTAACAGTTTGTgatgattaaaattgataagGATTGGTTACGGAATGAGAGGGAGACGCACATGCTGGAACTCGCTCTCGCTTTAGAAGgtgttttaaacttttaatgaTGCCAAGTTGTGGACTCGCAGTCTCACACTGTTGTGCCCTGTGGTCACTGCCACTTCCTGGCCTTGCATTTTAATATGCTTTTCTTTTGACTTTTGTGTCCATGTCAAAACATTGTGCAAATTTTTCATCTACATTCATTTTTAAGTTCTTTGTGGTGGTATTTTGATTCAAGTTTATAGTCAAGGGAGATGTTTTAATTGAATAACTTACAATAACTAGGATTAGTTATAATTTGTATGGATCTGATGAGCAAGATCAATGCGTGTTTTGTTGCTCATTTTGTTTCCAAACATGGCTGACAATGTAGAGTACTAGGGCGCCAGCGTTCAAGGAATAAAGATGTGTGCATACTCAAGTCCACATCCTCCTATTTTTCTTGACACTAAGAATATCCGTGGAATCATGAAACGCTAGGAAGTGCAGTAGTATCTAAGATGTGGATAATTTTAACATGATTTTGTAAATTATAGACTATCAaaagatattttattcaaaaatattgtttaaagtataattttataatatttttcaatttatatttttttgactaAAAGTTTAAACACCAAATtatgtcaaacttttattcatgaaaaacagatttaaaaaaaatataataattattataaaactatTATTTATGTAACGTCAAAATACCTgtcaaaaattaaagaaaagaatCTTATGTACACATGGAGTAAGAATTTAGTACCATATCATTGATAGCATCCCGTCATTCACTATTGTGGAGCGGTTCTGATCcgcatcattattattatattttttgggagatgatcaaatacaaactaatgtTAGtctaaaaatctgaaaattagtttaaaataatcaaaaatcaccttATACTATAATATGCACTTCTGGTTGGCAcatcaattttctaaaatttacaCTTTCTACCCAAATGCCCGTTAGCAATGAGACTTACCAAGACGCCACGTTGCCCGCCATGTTAGCATTGGGGCCACCCAGACTGTCATATCAATTGCCACGTCTTTGCCACACCAGCAACCCCGCCACGTCGGCACTGGGCTTGCTGCCACATCAATAATGGGCCccggtaaaaaaattaaaaaaatgaagtccTGCAAGACATTTAGCAATTTTGGAGCTGAGTATAGTAAAATTGAGAGTGTACttagtaatttttagtttgcaTGGAGTGAgtgtaataaaattaaaaatgtacataatgatttttagttttcagATTAATTTGATTTGTATCCTCGTTCCCTAAATACATTGGGCAGCTTCTCGATGCTTTTAAGTATAGATACTGTAAGGTAATTTTTTCTATTCTAAAATTATCGAATGATAAAATTACAGATACCTGCTCAAGTGTATTTGTCCAAACAACTTGAACATATCgttaaaaaagttatatttGCTAACTCAGGTCTAATAACAAACTGTCTACCAGACACGGAGTCCTGCTAAATGACTAATCACCCAAACATCCCAATTAAGTTAACCACATAATGCTAGAGTCTGCAATCTCTCATTTGTTGTGAAGGGTTCAAACACCATACTTGAACGAATTAAAATCACATTCCAAGTAATTTCCACTGTATAAACAAGTCTTCCTCAAAAATGAAGCATCTCCTCTTTCGTCATAATGTGATTGATTATATACAGACCAACTAAAACAAATCATCGAATCaagaaatatacacacacacgacAAGGGAAGGGAACAGAAGACTAAACAAAACAAGAAGACGACTTTATagtttttttaaacaatttcaatAGAGTTGCTTGATCTTGTTGATATGGACTTGATGGAGCCTTCTTTTGTAGACCTAAAGGAGCCTTCTTTCGGAGCACAACTTTCTTTCCCTGCTATCAAGGACTTCACTATATGGCGATATCGTCTTCTGTAAGTCGGAAACATTGATATTCGCCTTACCATCCCCACCATCCTGCAAAGCATATCATTTCAAATTTCAGAAAAACTTCTTCTAAATCCCGTTTTTAATACAAACCatcttttttgtaaaaaaaggACTAATAATTATAAGAAATTTACGAGTTCGCTATTATTAAGTTGGCATTTGTGAAAAGCCGTGTTGGAtgaatatatgttataaatatgTATGGCAAAACAGATATGCAATCATTTTATTTTCCTTATTTTctcttatttatttatgaaacgaactcaaaatttaataaatttagaaaaCAGAGAGCCTCATACCTTCTAGCAATGCCCTCTAGTTGAGCAACTCTTACTGCATTCTGGGGCACCACACTGCCATTATCCCACGCCTGGAGGCGCTGAGGATTTGTTCCAAATAGAATTATTTTCTCCATGTACTTGACCTCATTCTCTTCCATGCACTTGATCTGTTCCTTGAGAACCATTAGCGGTTGGAAAAACCAGTCTATCATTTTGTCCTCTGGCCTATTAAGATGAGTTATTTCAACATCATCAAGAATTAACAGGCCTTCTGATCCAGCTTTTATGGAGTAAAGGATATTATGGAAGAGTGTGTAGCAAGGCACTCCAACACCAACAATGCCCGCTTCTTTACTATTCTTTGCTTTCAACCAATCACAGAGGTCAGTAACAGTTATTACATGGGCATCCAGTAATTCCTTTCCTCGCATTTCACAAGATCTCATCATGTTTCCCCATACCTATTGCAATTTCCAAATGTACATGCTAGATATTAGATTAATGTTCTGCTTCTATAGATTATTGTAGTTAGTCATATAATACTTTGGTGTAGAAATATTTTCTGTAATATGGTGAAAAACATTTAGGTGCCCTCTCCTGTCTCTTATATAAAAGTGCCGATATGTTAATTACAGCCAGATGTAGATGATCTACATGTTCTGACATCACTATCCATCAGATTTCACCCCAAACAAGAACGATTATTAGTTGAATATAGAAATAGTGTcattttcttgtaaattttaAATGTGTGAGGCTGAAACGAAACAATGTAGCTGATTATTTAGGTTGGCTGCGCATGGAACATTAAGACCAAATGTTTCTCTTTCAATCtacttaataaatattttggttcTCAATATATTTGCAGTTCTGCACTATCAGCAAGAGGTGGCATGTTCAGCAGATATATAAAATTCAGCTCACTGTAATAAGGAGTACTCACATTGACTTCTAAAGTTCTAGCATAAACTCAATCCATCAAAGTAATCTAGCATTAACTTTGTTCAAGTAATCTAGCATATCTTGATCTCCGAGATCCTAAAGTATGGCGGACTTGAGAAACTTATAATGTTGAAAGCAAACCTGGACCATTTTCACTTCATGTATAGTCTCCCTGACCGATCTTCTTGATGACAGGCTTGCCATGAGAATTGGTGGTGCTTCTCTAATAACAGAGCCAATCCGAGGACCATCAGCTGAGTGAGCTCCCACAGAAGGGTCTAATGAAGATAACTTTTTCCTATATCTGGGCCTGGCTGTGAGCAAGGTGATAACAacatttaaaactaaaacacagAGGAAGTCTTATAGCAGCATTGCTCTGACAAACCAATATATGCATTTCAAAAAACACAAGGTAACGATAATTGAGAAAATGATTACTTTGGGAGGATGGACCCTTCACGAAGATACAGCCAATCATTTGTGTATTCGTCAAATTCAGCAACCATTGCAATTACATAAGCCAGACCTCTTTGAAAAGAACGTTCCTGCATTAATGATGATTTTGTTGTAATACAGTTTTAAAGCCGCACATTTAACAATAGTAAAGTCCTTCACTAGATTTTGACAAACCTGATATACTATCACTGCGCCATACAATCCGATAAAAAAGCTAGAGAATATAGCCATTATAATGCTTCCAATGACAATGATTGGCCACATAAGAATTGTCAAGCCTGCAATAGGGATACAAGCTGTTTCCAGAAATGGGCCTTCTCTGCTGATTAGATCATGTACAAGTCTCTGCCATCCCTTGAACAGCAAGTATGGACTCTTTACTATGGCTATAGCAGTAAAAAGGGGAATTTCCACAACAAGTCCCATAATCCCGACAATAATACAACCAGGAACATGAATCAACCTGACACATTGTTATCGAGTAAATAACATCTCAGAATAATGGTTCTCCTTATTAGACATGATCCCAAGTCACCAATGTAATTACTGATTTTTCAATTTAATGAGCTTAAAATAACAATACCTTAACGGTTTATACTCATTTGTATAAGGGGATTCACGCAGCTCTTTCAAGTAAACAGGGTAAGAATGTATACACATGTCAGCAAAATCTCGAACCACAGTACAACTTCCTTTAATAGTCCCCCAAGTTCCATCCTATTATAACACACACAAAAGATAAGTACAATACAATGAAGCTAATTCAAGATTGAATTAATTCAAGACACGAAAGAACATATAGGTTACCACAACGCAATGAAAGAACATGAGATACGCGTTCTCGTGGTCATGCCTGAAGGCCTCAAAAGATGAAACCCATGGAGTAAAGAAGCCATAACCCACACCCACCAGAACACTACCAGCTATGCTTAAACCCACCCATATGGCAAACAAAGCAGGCAATGCAAACACCAGAGCTACTTTAAGGTATGCATCAAATTTCTGTGTCCtgcaaatat
This genomic window from Daucus carota subsp. sativus chromosome 7, DH1 v3.0, whole genome shotgun sequence contains:
- the LOC108193482 gene encoding cyclin-dependent kinase inhibitor 7, yielding MDEAQVSETSRKRGLAADESSGTAERGRVGDGEPELCSSSSCLVQFKRRRQVTENCGEVKCLGDDQCSSPSSGDCAASYCSSTEIRNDELQFPDLEEESVEIKSLTCDSNCRERREMTPLSELGEETGELESNSKTPAANSRRRSTAEKMPSDAEIEEFFAAAEKKIQKEFTEKYNFDIVKDKPLKGRYEWAPLKP
- the LOC108193518 gene encoding uncharacterized membrane protein At3g27390, coding for MLPSTIEDWLRIIYVVFSFFAALCLGAVKSVLVGPVAAVILIFGNVGVILGLLPSHVYWTFYTLIKTQKFDAYLKVALVFALPALFAIWVGLSIAGSVLVGVGYGFFTPWVSSFEAFRHDHENAYLMFFHCVVDGTWGTIKGSCTVVRDFADMCIHSYPVYLKELRESPYTNEYKPLRLIHVPGCIIVGIMGLVVEIPLFTAIAIVKSPYLLFKGWQRLVHDLISREGPFLETACIPIAGLTILMWPIIVIGSIIMAIFSSFFIGLYGAVIVYQERSFQRGLAYVIAMVAEFDEYTNDWLYLREGSILPKPRYRKKLSSLDPSVGAHSADGPRIGSVIREAPPILMASLSSRRSVRETIHEVKMVQVWGNMMRSCEMRGKELLDAHVITVTDLCDWLKAKNSKEAGIVGVGVPCYTLFHNILYSIKAGSEGLLILDDVEITHLNRPEDKMIDWFFQPLMVLKEQIKCMEENEVKYMEKIILFGTNPQRLQAWDNGSVVPQNAVRVAQLEGIARRMVGMVRRISMFPTYRRRYRHIVKSLIAGKESCAPKEGSFRSTKEGSIKSISTRSSNSIEIV